The Macrobrachium nipponense isolate FS-2020 chromosome 13, ASM1510439v2, whole genome shotgun sequence genome has a window encoding:
- the LOC135225533 gene encoding uncharacterized protein LOC135225533, which translates to MPHRCSVPLCKGNYNNGPKVHVFSFPKEENLCSIWLRAIKRDSFTPTSHSKALPFVQKVCELHFRPEDIEWETSLFNEETGTRLTAKLKRPRLREGAIPMKIPNAPAYLSTDVTSRESPIARRKRKEEAAIQAAVAKDIGDKLEYQLQNNFTNLDELETKLGFLDSFWSVKRREGSLQIYSISEYPHTKIQSSLIIDTGCAVKAFINSVEVHSLVEYKIPAVINDIKSLEELLRHLKNTDLQEQATDPSRVIFLLQFAITVLSLLKNESYKFFSTVTMICEQLHLMTLKRPEYSPDFLIFSSLLYNCSPKGYNFLRSTNYMMLPCYSTVRRLTISQNLSPAVEQNARTFLLYVKNKFKYLSKSDITVTLMIDEIHIKPYYDYKGGSIVGSAYDRTEAATSAFVFMINSLFSGFKDVVHILPAKSMTAGNLFTFIKQIIIGLENIGFRVICVLTDNNAINQKAMSHFSLPPKPSVMYEHPADNSRPLFFMFDSVHLLKCIRNNWINQRDADKNMIFPEFPFDSTFHTAPKICNAPFATLHKLHNLEADSLLRYAYKLTSKALNPSSLERQNVSLALQIFNEYVIEALLTTGKEHCLPNSVDAANYIKVIYLWWTIMNVKHPHKGTRLHNKYATPLTYNVNDEKYIFLQKFHSWLDLWNNMTKTGGKLSRETFTALKHTTNAMIEITKYCVEKLKMKYVLPGKFQTDQLENRFGK; encoded by the exons atgccacacagatgttctgttCCCCTTTGTAAAGGGAATTACAATAATGGGCCCAAGGTTCATGTTTTCAGCTTTCCCAAAGAAGAGAATCTCTGCAGCATCTGGTTGAGAGCCATAAAAAGGGATAGCTTCACACCAACTTCTCACTCAAAG GCACTTCCATTTGTCCAAAAGGTATGTGAACTGCACTTTCGTCCGGAGGACATCGAGTGGGAGACTTCGTTGTTTAATGAAGAAACTGGGACCAGATTAACTGCCAAGTTGAAAAGGCCACGACTTCGTGAGGGGGCAATTCCAATGAAGATACCAAACGCTCCTGCTTATCTGTCAACTGACGTTACATCTCGAGAGTCCCCAATTGctagaaggaagagaaaggaagaggcAGCAATCCAGGCTGCAGTTGCAAAAGACATTGGAGACAAGTTGGAGTACCAGCTCCAAAACAACTTTACAAATTTGGATGAACTGGAGACAAAGCTAGGTTTTCTCGACTCTTTTTGGTCAGTAAAAAGGAGAGAAGGGTCCCTGCAAATATACAGCATTTCAGAATACCCACATACTAAAATACAATCTTCCCTTATTATTGACACAGGATGTGCAGTTAAAGCATTTATAAATAGTGTTGAAGTGCATAGCTTAGTAGAGTACAAGATTCCTGCAGTTATCAATGATATAAAATCTCTCGAAGAACTTTTACGCCACCTTAAAAACACTGATTTACAGGAGCAAGCAACTGATCCATCTAGAGTCATTTTTTTGCTACAGTTTGCTATTACTGTGTTGTCACTTTTGAAGAATGAGTCATACAAGTTTTTCAGTACAGTAACAATGATATGTGAACAACTTCACTTGATGACTCTGAAAAGACCTGAGTATTCACCAGACTTTCTGATATTTTCGTCCCTCCTATATAACTGTTCCCCCAAAGGATATAACTTTTTGAGGAGTACTAATTATATGATGTTACCTTGTTATTCTACTGTAAGGAGACTGACTATATCACAAAATTTAAGTCCTGCAGTTGAACAAAATGCTAGAACTTTTCTTTTGTATGTCAAGAATAAATTCAAATATCTCTCAAAAAGTGACATAACAGTGACCTTGATGATCGATGAAattcatattaagccttattatGACTACAAAGGTGGTAGTATCGTTGGATCAGCTTACGACAGAACTGAGGCAGCTACTAGCGCATTTGTGTTCATGATAAATAGTTTGTTTTCTGGATTTAAAGATGTCGTTCACATTTTGCCAGCAAAATCTATGACAGCAGGaaatttgtttactttcataaaGCAGATAATCATTGGTTTGGAAAATATTGGCTTCAGAGTAATTTGTGTATTAACAGACAATAATGCCATAAATCAGAAAGCTATGTCACACTTCTCTTTACCACCGAAACCTTCAGTTATGTATGAACACCCTGCAGATAACTCCCGCcctctttttttcatgtttgacTCTGTGCATTTGCTGAAGTGCATCAGAAATAACTGGATCAATCAAAGAGATGCTGATAAAAACATGATTTTTCCTGAGTTTCCCTTTGACAGTACATTCCACACTGCACCCAAAATATGTAATGCTCCATTTGCCACTTTGCATAAATTACACAATTTAGAAGCCGATTCTCTCCTCAGATATGCATACAAACTTACATCAAAGGCATTAAATCCATCGAGtctagaaaggcaaaacgtcagccttgccctacaaattttcaatgaatatgtCATAGAAGCACTTTTGACAACGGGAAAAGAACACTGTTTGCCAAATTCTGTTGATGCAGCTAATTATAttaaagtcatttatctctggtggaccataatgaatgtaaaaCATCCACATAAAGGTACTCGGCTTCACAATAAATATGCAACTCCACtaacatataatgtaaatgacGAGAAGTACATTTTCCTACAGAAATTCCATTCCTGGTTAGATCTCTGGAATAATATGACTAAAACTGGTGGAAAGTTGAGTAGGGAAACATTCACTGCCTTAAAACACACAACTAATGCaatgatagaaataacaaaatactgtgtagaaaaattaaaaatgaaatatgtcttaccaggaaaatttcaaaccgatcaacttgaaaatagatttggtaaataA